GTTGCTGGACTTTAGAAGAAAAACTTAGCACAAGAAGGAAAGATAGAGAATGCAAGTATTTGGTGCAGGGCATGGCACTATTCAATTAATTAGCAAATTCCTAAAGACTAGGTCAAAAAGTAACTAACAcctattaactaaaaaaaacaCATTACTGAAAATAGAACTTCTAGAGTACGAGCTTATCCAACAAATCACCCCCTTAAGCTCGCTACACTGTTGATTCGAACTACGTTGAGCTACTGACGCATCTCGATGAACTTGTTCCGAGCCAATGCCTTTGTCAGAATATCCGCTAGCTACCGATCGGTGCCGACATGATCAACATCCATTTTCCCGGTCTCGATACACTCTTggataaaatgaaattttgtgTCAATGTGCTTGTTCCTCACATGATACACCGGGTTCTTGCAAAGCGCAATAGCCGACTTATTATCCACCAGTAGTTTGAAGCTCAGTGCTTCGTGCCCGACTAGCTCGCCGATGAGACGACTGAGCCAAACGCCTTGCCATGCCGCGGTTGCCGCTGCAACATACTCTACCTCACAGGATGATAGGGCAACAATCTTCTGCTTCTGAGAAGTCCATGTCACTATGTTGTTCCCGACGAAGAAAGCTATCCCGGAGGTGCTCTTCCGGTTGTCGATATCGCCGGCGAGGTCACCATCGTTGTAGCCAATCAATGCCACTTTTTCTCCACCTGTCTTGTAACAACACCCGTAGCTTAGTGTACCTTGTATGTACCTAAGTATCTGCTTGATAGCCGCCCAGTGTTGTGTGCTTGGCGCTTCCATTTATCGGCTAGCAATCCCTAATGCGTGAGCAATGTCAGGCCGCGTGTTGACCAAGTAACGGAGGCTTCCGATTACACTCCGATACTTCGTTGCGTCCACTGCAGCACTCCCATCCTTCTTGCTTAGACGGAGTCGATTCTCCATTGGCGTGTGACACGGGTTACAGCCACCCATGCCGGCGAACTCCAAAATCCTTGTCGCGTATGCTCCTTGGCACATCGTGATTTCACCATCGCCTTGACGCACCTTGATTCCCAAGTAATAACTAAGAAGACCGAGATCGCTCATCTTAAACACCTGCTGCATCTGTGTTTGAACttgacgatttcttgaacactTGTCCCCGTAATGATTAAATCATCCACATAAACACCCACAAGCAGCAAAGATGGAGTTGTACCTTTCCTATAGACAGCGTGCTCGAGGTGGCTTTTCGTGAACCCAAGTGAGATGAGGGAGGCTTCCAGCTTTGAGTTCCATGCTCTCAGTGCTTATCGAAGCCCGTACAATGCCTTGCTTAGCTTGAGTACTTTTCCATTGTTGGCGTTGTCGATGAATCCTGGTGGTTGCTGGACGTAGACTTCTTTAGCAAGGTCGTCGTTCAAGAACGCTGACTTCACGTCCATGTGATGCACCTGCCATTTTCCGTGTACGGCGAGTGCTAGCAACAGTCGCACTGTCTCCATCCTTGCCACGGGAGCAAAAACTTCCTCGAAGTCCACTCCCTGACGCTGAGCATACCCCTTGGCAACGAGTCTTGCCTTGGGCTTCACGATGTTATCGGCGGgatctttttttactttaaatctCGTCCTCCATGGAACTCCTCTAAGACGCATCTACAAGTGCAACTTCTACGCTCACCGGATCCTCCGCTGACAAGAGACAGTGACTGTTTTCTTCGACATTTGTTATCTCATTGGTGGTGTTGTAGAAGTCTAAGATTCGCTGATATCGCCGAGGTCCTGAGTTGGTGTCGAGATTGTCATCATGTGTGGGTGGCGTAGCCCACTGAACCTGCATCTGAACGGGCATGGGTGTTTGCAGCTCGACTTCCGGTGTGGTTAGCTCAGTTGCCAGTGTGCGTGGTGCACCTGTTGTTGCCACGCTGGTCTCCGTTGAGTAAACCACTGTGAACATGGTTGGCGCTGCTGTTGTCTTCGAGCTCGATGTTTCCCAATTCCAGGTGCGGCCCTCCTCAAAGACAGCGTCTCTTGTCACATACAGCCGCTTCTCTACCAGGTCGTAAACCCGATAAGCCTTTGCACCATCCTCATAGCCTATGAACACCCCCAACGTCGAGCGATCTGCAAGTTTGTGCATTCCTGGTCCGGCTCTCTTGACAAGTGCGACGCATCCGAAGGTTTTCAGATGGTGCACGCTCGGCTTCTTCTTGTGCCATGCTTCGTAGGGCGTCATGCCGTCTAAACTCCTCGTCGGTGCGCGGTTGAGAAGGTACGATGCAGTTCTCACAGCCTCTCCCCAAAACATTCTGGGCACAACCATCGACTTCATAAGACATCGAGCTGTTTCAACCACAGTTTGATTTCGCCTTTCCACAACGCCGTTTTGTTGCGGCAAGTAAGGTGTTGTGGTATTGTGCTTAATGCCATTCTCCTTGCAGAACTCCATAAATTCGCCGGAGTTGAACTCTCTGCCGCGATCAGAGCGGAACGCGAGCAATTTGCACTCACGTTCTGCCTCTACTGCCTTGATCTTTTTGAAACATCGGAATGCCTCATCTTTCGTCCTGAGCAACTCAATCCACATAAATCGACTATAAGCAGAAAGTACCTTTTACCGCCTACGGTTGTTGGAGTGATTGGGCCGCACAAGTCGCTGTGGACTAGTTCCAATGGACCCCGTGCACGGAACTTCGAAGCCTGAGGAAACGACGTCCTGTGTTGCTTCCCAATTGCACATCCGTCACAGAGTTCCTCCATGTGTTCGATGTAGGGAATGCCACATACCATGTCTTTACGCGAAAGATTGTGCAGCGCTCGAAAGTGGAGATGCCTGAAATAGGCATGCCAAAGCCAAGCTACGTCATCCTTCTGCATCAGTAGACTCACAGGTGTTGTAAGGTTCAGACTCAGCGTGTAGAGTCGGTTGCGTGCGTGTGATACCTGTGCGAGTACTTTGCGTGTCTGATCAAGAATTCAAAGCACTCCACCTTCGATGATGATTTTGCAACCATTTCCATCAAGCTGCCCAAGTGAGATGATGTTGCTCCGCAGGCTCAGGATATAATATACATCGGAGAGAACACGGTGGTCGCCGGTGAGACACTGAAACATGACCGTGCCTCTGCCACATATGTTCACCACTGAGCCATCGTCGAGTCGTGTTGTGCCATGCACTGTTTCATCGAGGGTCCTGAATGTTTTCTTTTCGCCGGTCATGTGACTGCTGGCGCCGGTGTCGAGATACCATACGCCTTCAGTTGCAGCCATAGGCATCACCTTCTCTTCGTTCAGGTACACTGCTAGAGGTGTGTCGTCGACACCTTGTGCCAATGTCCCGATCTGCACCATGAGCAGCGCTGGTTCATCATCTACCTCTGCCTCAGTACGAGCAAGATTCGCCTGCTCTTGCTGCTCCTGGTCACGCTTTGCTTTGCGACACTCCTTCACCTAATGCCCTGGAATCCCACAGTAGCGACAATTGCCCTTTTTTCGTTGGCAGTTGCCACCGCTGCTTGATGATGACTTTGCTTTGTACCGCGCTGGTGACTCTAGTTTAGCTACAGTCTTGCTTTTCTTGTCACCGCCACCGGATGACCCCTCACGATGACGCTGCCGAGACTGCCACTCTTCCTCTGTGAGGAGTAAACAACCTCCGGTAGGTGCGGGGTCATCAAGCTCGCCGCGCTCCTCTACGACTAGGAGCCGGCCGGTGAGTTCTTCGATGGACAGGTTTTTGAGATCCACTAGTGACTCAATCGCTATAGCCATCTGCTTGTACTTGTGTGGTACACTCCGAAGGAATTTGAGCACTGCCTTGTGCTTAGTCACTGGATCGCCCAACACCTCGAGGTCATTGACGATAGCCGTGAATCGAATGCCGAAAGACTCCACTCCCTCGCCATCCTTGAACGCGAGATTCTCGAAATCAATCCAGCGTGTCTGCGCCTTGGCCTCCCAGACGCGCTCGACGCCGACCCGCATAATCTTGAGTGTGTCCTAAGCCTCCTTAGCTGTCGCTTTTATGCCAAGCGCACGGATTAGTTCCGGCGGAACTACCCGTAGCAGTGCCAACATTGCTCTCCAGTCCTCGCGTTGATCGCCAGGACCACCTTCGATGACATCCCACAAGCCTTGCGCTTGTAATTGTACCTTCATGAGGATCACCCAATCCGCGTAGTTGGTTCGCGTGAGAACAGGAAAGTGTGTTGCGCCATTGCTCTTCCTGATGATCCGTTCCATTATGCGTAGCACACTGCCGCCACCGCTGTTAAGCTGTCCCAGCGGTGGTGTTGGACTCTCCCTCTTGTTCTTGTCGACTACTTTTTTTCCTTCTGTTGCCATTTGCTGAAGCGGATCAAACACCGATCGACTGCAGAGGTTTGGATCGAACACCACACGCTCTAATACCACTTGCTGTTGCTGGACTTTAGAAGAAAAACTTAGCACAAAAAGGAAAGCTAGAGAATGCAAGTATTTGGTGCAGTAACTTACTGCTTTTCTCATAGTTTTTgccttttatttatattgaaaagaaagcTACAAATAAGAACTCATGACCACGTTCTTCTTCCTACGTGCATGGCACTATTCAATTAATTAGCAAATTCCTAAAGACTAGGTCAAAAAGTAACTAACACCTATTAGCTAAAGAAAACACATTGCTGAAAATAGAACTTCTAGAGTACGAGCTTATccaataaaaagtatataacaACAACAATACTTGAGAATACGGCAGCAACGGCTGAGAAGACTGGAGCAGCGGCTGACAACGACGGCAGCAAGGGTTAAGGCGACTGCAGCTAGGGCGACGACGACTGCAGCAAGGGCGACGACAATGGCAGTAACAACAGGAACAGCAGCAGCAACGACGGGAATGACAGCAGTAACGACGGGAACGTCAGTAAGGTTGGCGATGAGATGAGGGTTTGTGAGGGTGGTGGAGGCTTAGAGAGGGTTAATGTGAGTTTGAGATGAGATGGGACAagaatagaattagaatttgcATGGGTTTAGTTTGATATATTAAAactacataatttttttatatttatatataacatattttttaattaaaaattttgttaaattcatatataatgtttttattttcatatttaatattataaaaataaaaattaaattatataatatattaaagtttaaaaaaattatcttatatttttaaacataatatatataattaaaatttaaaatttaaaatttaaaattaaaactcaaattctactacataataatatgataaaaaatgattttatatcattctaattaattaaaagatataaactagtcaaagttatttaataaacatTACTAATATCATATTAGTAATACAtaatcataattaataatactaatatattaGATTGgacattataataattttttaacgtaatttaatttttatttttattttttccaataAGTAATACTGGATTTGCTAACAAAAAGAtcttataatattcttttatattttagtacaAAAGTACTATGTGAATAACAATAAACTGTTAACTACTAATAATTGATGACGGAGTGTTggttttattaaaagatattaacaatagaaatcatattaattagttaaaaagtacaatactaataaatattatttaataaatataattatataatttatatataattaatatcatattagcACTACATAATTATAAGCTAACAATGTTTATAGATtgaatactaataataatattttctaaataatatatattattttttcaatacgtaaaatttaattttcacgagtaataaaattaataattttaattttttattactttatttcatataaattatttatcattttaaaaaaaattattaaatggcTTAATGATAGAATgacattctttttataaaaggtTTAAGGTCCAAtactcataaaaaataaaatgataaaaaaaaaaaaaaaaaatcttaacggatttaatttaatagggTAGGATACCTGCAAGTATCCTTCAAAATACCCGTTTAAATAAACGGGTACCGGGTATTCGTGTGTTCAAACCCGAATCCGAcgtgaataattaaattaaattccaaACTAGTCCTAAATCCATTTATTGCTGTCCGACTGTCATCCCTACGATGAGGCCACGCAATCATTTCTATGTCACTTTCATACATACCAATCACCTAGTATTTCTTTAGCATGCCAATTTCACAACTAATGGAGTAAGAATGTATGAACAAAATAAGCCCAAGACTTATTTTGCATAATAGGATTATATTCTCCAGAACTAATAATGGCTAATGCACTAAATTACAGATGATTCCCACTTGAGAGGGAACAAAATGTCATTTTCTACATTCTCCGCATGATCTACACAACCAATGAATGTCAAAATTTGGAAATCAATCAAACATATTAATAACCACACACAAAAGCTGCCCTGTGGAAAAGAAGGAGCTTCAAGGCAGAAACAAGATGATTCCAAGCAGTTGAGTTGCAGCAACTTCATGGCTTTGATGGGGTAGGAGAAGAGGGAGGTTTCAAATCCGGGTACTGCATCAGGAGCAAGAGGTTAGTGCTCTGTTTCAAATGTGTCGTTTATCTATGCACAAATTGCAGCAATTAACATGATATTTCTGACTGTATTATAAGCAAATGACACCTTCATTAAGTTCAGAGACAATGCTAATCAGAACAGCAGCAATTACTATTCTACTAATCTAGATGTAAAGATATATTGTCAATCTAACCTGCTTTGCGAAGGTGCTTTTCACAAAATTTGGTCGTTAAAATTACCCCCACCCAAGTTTTTAACCATTTGAGGccaagatatttttaaatccaCTTGAAATTGGATCAAATGTATGAACTCGTGAAAACAGCTAGAATATTTATACCAAGCTCTGCAAGCCTACAAAACATTTGACTAGCAGAGACACTAACTTTTTTTATCCCAGACATGAATTAATATGAGTATTGGATAGAAACACAGACAAACACACACAAACATGAGAAGGAGGGGAGAGAGATGAAAGAGAGTTTACATTAGGATAAGGAGATCTGCAATCAATCTTCATATGAGCTGTGGATTTCACCAACTTGTTTACATGTCCATTATCCACTCTCTGGCTTTCTGCTGTTGAGAGAGTTGCAGAAGAGGGAGTGCCATTCTTTTCTTCCATCTGCCGACTAACTCCTCCATTAATTCCGAGTTGTAAGATTTTagccttcttcttcttgggGTACATATGGACAGAAGGTGGCAAAAGGGTTTCTTGTATTTCCTGCAAGATAGCAAACATAATTTACAAATCAAAAATTGCAACAACTGTTACCAACACACATTTGGGGAAAGAACACATAAGAATGGATCAATTgcaatttaagaaaaacttaGCCATAGAAATACCCTTAACACCTGCAACTGGGCATAGATTGATTATGACATTTTGGAGctcttttcaagaaaaatattacCAGAATAGCCTCTGAATTCCTATTATAATTTATCACATGAAAGATTGAATCTTTTCACTAACAATTCATGGTGAAAGAATTATTGTTTTTAGTAATCCCCTTTCACGACCTCACAAAGTaatgatttatattaatttgtgGGTTTCCTATTGGAATTCCATCCATGTAGAATCTATATATTAATGGGACAAACAACCATTGGCAACATGTATGTGAATTTACATGTTCGAAGTTTCCATTTCAGATAGGATGAAACTTGCAGAGAACAAACTCATCATATATCAAGAATATTATCAGCAACCAACAAAATAGTATCAAGAATATTATCTCCCATCTCAAAGGGTTGAATGCTTATTGTCCCATTTCCAACAAATTATCAGCAATCAACAAAATAGTAGATTTAAGATGCCAAACTGGTAAGAACTTCTAAAAACTGTGCCCAAATTGCCAGTTTAGCAGAAATTTCCCTTCTCAGATTATAAACTGAAATATACAGCTTTGTCAAGGCTAGTCTGCTTCCAAGGAGTAAACTTTCCCATTAGTCATATATCCTTTATATTAAATAGAGTCGTGAAGCAAGTaagaactaaaataaaaataaaagaaaagaaataaaagcataaagaaaataatcatacCAACCACCCCTTTTTGCCTCTGACCCCGCCCTTTATTGCATAAGCCTCTTTGAATCCATTCTTGACCAACAACTCTGCTACTCTTATTGAATTACCATCAAAACTACCTTACACACAAAAGAAGGGAACAAggaagaaattaaagacagaTAAGATCAGCAAAATGACATAGAAATCAGCCAACGGATTGCTTGAGAGTGATCCTTCATTTGTCCCATAACAGAAAATACCCATTTCACCGAAATGATACAAACCAAAGCCAATACCTGTTTTGCTCATGTTCTTAACCAAAAATCTAAATAGTTCGATCGAAGATTTATCTTTTCCTAAACATTTGTATAAGCATTATTTTAGCTGGAACATGAAGTCTAAATATCAAATGCTATCAAATTGCCACCTTTAAGCTTGAGTTCAGTGAAACTAGAACTACCCATAAAATGATCATGGAACTTACTTATCCAGAATGCACATGGTAGTGTTTGCTGGGTCTGGAAACTTCTCCAACACATTCTTTACAAACccatcttcatcttcttcagaGAACATTACCTGAACCACACTCTTATccaaaatctttaaattagGAGACCCCAAAGCCTTCACGCTCTTCTTGTCCCTAATATCCAAAAGTTGAGCATCCTTATCCTCTTTAAGTTTTCTGAATGCATTAATGGCAGATATAAATTTGTATTTCCTCAAGTACCGTTGAGTAAGAGGTATAACAACCAGCCAAATGAAGGTACAGCCAGCAACAAAAAATGGGTTTCGGTTGTTGAAATCATCAATTGAGACTAAGATTGATTCCAAGCTTATTTTGTCGGAGACTTGTTCAGCTTGGGAGGTTAAAGTTTCAGAAGCTAGTGAAGGAAGAGAAGTGAGGAGCTGAATTGTAGTGAAAGAAACTGAGGTTTTGGTTAAGAGAGAGTTTTTGAGTTGTGAGAGATGGTTTTGGAGTGACAAGGTTTTGGGAAGAGGTAAATTATTTTGATGCGAATTGAGCTTATAGGTGGGGAATTCGAAGGTCTTAGGGTGGTTTTGGATGggtggagaagaagaaaagatgatGGAAAGAGACTCCATTATAGCCATGAGAGAGAGTGAGAAAGAGGATGGTCGAGGTTAATGACAATTGGCTTTGGGCCTGGGCGAATAAAGGTAATGTTTGGCAATTGAGTTGGCCCGGGCTGGGGTGGGCTGATCTGGACCTTATAATCCAAACCATTATCATAATTGCAGGAAAACCAGTCATGTTTGTGAGCAATTTGACGTTCACCGGCGTTGGCAGTTTGCTTCACAACCTGTTTTCAGTCAACTGATCGTATTATGCAATTTCTACTTTCTATACAAACACTGCAGTTTTTATGTCTGCGGGATTATATTCTTCAGGTAATATGTTCTAGTTGATAGTCTTTAGAAGATGTGCATATAATACTACTAGGCAAGTGCTTGCTTTAACCATTATTCTGCAATTGTAGTTTCTTTCCAGAAGCAGCAACAAAATCCTCCATACATGCCCTGTAAGTCTCCATCCCTAAAACCTTCCTAGCAAGCTCCAACCCAATGTCCATCCATTTCCTTGCAGCATCAACCAGTCCCAGCCTCACTGGCAGTCCTGCCCGGTTCCACGCAGTCATTGCAAGCCATTTTCCTTCCTCAATGGGATACTCTCCTTCCTTCAGCCCAACCATTATCCGGTATgcttgtttgtacatattatACACAAAATCGTCATCTGAATCACCCTTGTGAAGGCTTGCTACTAAAATCAGTGCTCGAACTATAAGAGCAATGTCTTGATAGTCTGGTGAGGGTGATGAAAGAAGGGCTGAAAGACACTCATTTAGAGCAAAGGTGGCTACCTCAGGGTTAGCCCGTGGACCACGGGAGGCATGGAGGCCTATTTGGAGAAGATACTTCGGATTGCAAGCCTTTGAGCTGGCAAAACTCTTTACGAGGTAGAGCTGCTGTTGCAACCCTAGGTTATCAAGTCGTCCGTGTATATCAGAGGCATTGAGGGTGTACATGAAGAAAAACTCTGGCTCAATTGTCGTTATTTTATCATCAAGAAATCGAGCTTCcgttgaaattaaattaagcatCTGCATCCATGCGTTACAGCATTACAAAGGGGTAGAGTGATAGCTTCAGATTTCAAAAGCACACCATAAACCACATATTCTAAGCATCTTTCATTTAGAACAAGCAAAGGGATTTGCTTTTGTAGATCATATATGCAATGCATTTGAGAAATCATACTGAGAAGACATACCTTCCCCGCTTTATCTAGCAGTTCAACAGCTTGTTTCACTTCAGATTCTATCAATGCAACCTTCTTTTGATTCTCTGAAGCTATCATGGCAGATACAGTCAATATTAATGATTTACAAACCATAATATCGTGTTCCTCTATTTGCCCCTCAATAGGAGCAGCACAGAATTCTGagattaatcttaaaaattctGAACATAATTCAtagttcttttctttcccaCATTTTGTCCCAAAATTCCATGAAGTCACTGCAAACCAATTTTGTTCCCGTTTTCCAACTTCACCTTTCCCATAAAAGCGCTCTGTCCCAAGCTCAGATGCTCTTGTATGAGCACGTTTCATAAACTTCAGGACTTCTGATTCATTACCAATGTCCTTACTGAGAATCGTAATTATAGTTCGTAGCACTTCAACTTCAGTTGTTGGCATTGGTTTTCCTAAGGTGTAGAAGTTTAAGAGATTTGACAAGGAGGCAGCAGCTATGGAAAGAGAATGGCAAGCAATAGCTTCATGGGCTGCGAGGGAAAGGAAGTCTGGAATGAAATCAATGCAAGCTTTCATTGCTTGGATCTGATTTAAGGCACCACTATGGTTGTTTTTCTGGAGATAGATCTTGAACTGCACAAACCAAAGGAAATATCAAGTTGCCTCCAAAAATCAATACATTTTTGCACCTGTATGTGCCtgtggagagagagagagagagagagcaccTTAAGAAAAGCAGAGGCAGTGTTGGGTTCAAGCTGCAAAATGGAAAGCATTAAGAACATGAAATGTTACTCAATTTTGTGAGTTATCTTTATGATATTAGAGACCAAAATCTCCAGCTTGAAATTGCTTAGGTACCTTTTCAGCCTCATTGATGTATTCTTCTGCTCTGTCGTGCTGATTGAGAGCAAGGTAGCATAGACTCAAAACTCTAAAGCCCTTTGCTCGGAGGATTCTATTCTCGATGTCATATGGAATATAAAGCAGTGATTTTTCAAACAACTCTGCGCTAGTCTTGTATTCTTTTGATCTGAAATGATCTGAAGCACTGTAAAGACAAATCAAAATGGTTAAAAAGATGATTTCAACAAGAAAGTTCCCCGAGTAAATGGTATTCAGTCATACTATACAACTAAAATAACAGAAACTTCTGAACAGATATACCAACAAAAATCCATCATTCAGCATCATAAATCAACAAGCAGGACACCGTTAGTTCTCACCCCAAGCAGCAGTTGACATTTAGGCATGAGCAGTCTTAATCAAGCAGAAGTCTGAAGAAACTAAAGCTAAAAAGTCAAAAGAAGTGAGGACCAACTATAATGGGTTTATTAGCCTGGTGGACTGAagcaaaattattcaattcatGATGCTACtttcaatatattaatagagaccttaagatattaatttacttGGCTAAACTAGCATATGATGTCACAAGGCAgagatttatagaaaaataatccaAATATTGTGTTTTAGGACTCCAACAAAATACAGGAGTCAACCAATAAGTCCACGTTTCAGTAGGGTTGCTCTTCTTACAAGTGAGGTTACTAAGAGAAGCGTGCAGGACTTATGGCTCATGGGAAAGAAAACAATCGTGGTCCTACAGGACAGCTTCTGCATTATATTAAGTCAATCTCTGAGTCCTGAAAAAGGCAATACCACACTGAAACTAGAGAATTCACAGGCCTCAGGCTATGAATCAAATCCTAGTCAACAAAGTGAGAAGCAATGCCACTTGCTGACCATTAAACAAGCCAACCCTCAAGGTTAATCAATAAATGAAGATGCAGATCATGGAAAATTCATGAAAATTGCACATGAAACCTCTATCAAGGCATAGGCATTCAGAATTCATGCTAAGCTGGATTGCCTACAATCTTACAATCCCAGATCATTTTGATGTCACCAAGTACAGAATATTTATGGTCTAATATTCATCATTTTGATGtcacaaagtaaagaaaatttatggtCTAATACTCGCTCAAGAAGAGTctaaagatttatttaatagaaaGCATAGTTGACTTTATAGCACTAATACAATTTTAGCAATTGTCAAAACCTGAACTCTGTTATAATTCTTTCATTTGGGATATTTCTCCCACTTGTATAGAATCACAGGATACCAATGTATTATGTTATGAAGTAATATGCAACGGCACGCCCTCTTTAGCTTAAATTACGCATGTCGCATTttcaattcataaaatttgacGCATGCTTGCATTGCAAAAACGCCTAGCGAGCCTGGTGCGACACACACCTTAATCAATACAATGTCAACATGTTCAcaggaaaaaacaaaaaataaaaaccacatTAAAGCAACAGAAAGAAAACagtcttttataatattttcgtAAAACTTACCAATTCCAAAGAACAGCATGCATAGCTTTCCTCTCTTTAACAACTCCCTCTCCCACAAAAAGCGCCACCACTCTCTCATCAGAAACCAACTCAGCTACAACCTTAGCCCT
The sequence above is drawn from the Ricinus communis isolate WT05 ecotype wild-type chromosome 7, ASM1957865v1, whole genome shotgun sequence genome and encodes:
- the LOC125370649 gene encoding secreted RxLR effector protein 161-like, which produces MEAPSTQHWAAIKQILRYIQGTLSYGCCYKTGGEKVALIGYNDGDLAGDIDNRKSTSGIAFFVGNNIVTWTSQKQKIVALSSCEVEYVAAATAAWQGVWLSRLIGELVGHEALSFKLLVDNKSAIALCKNPVYHVRNKHIDTKFHFIQECIETGKMDVDHVGTDR
- the LOC8259726 gene encoding rhodanese-like domain-containing protein 4A, chloroplastic; protein product: MAIMESLSIIFSSSPPIQNHPKTFEFPTYKLNSHQNNLPLPKTLSLQNHLSQLKNSLLTKTSVSFTTIQLLTSLPSLASETLTSQAEQVSDKISLESILVSIDDFNNRNPFFVAGCTFIWLVVIPLTQRYLRKYKFISAINAFRKLKEDKDAQLLDIRDKKSVKALGSPNLKILDKSVVQVMFSEEDEDGFVKNVLEKFPDPANTTMCILDNFDGNSIRVAELLVKNGFKEAYAIKGGVRGKKGWLEIQETLLPPSVHMYPKKKKAKILQLGINGGVSRQMEEKNGTPSSATLSTAESQRVDNGHVNKLVKSTAHMKIDCRSPYPNYPDLKPPSSPTPSKP
- the LOC8259727 gene encoding TPR repeat-containing protein ZIP4 isoform X1, which codes for MRISEISSPDLWRPNQNPQSPNDQNQYHHLLSQIDSLIKQTETISPSNNDINISSLSTHLRQILTDLSQLQQQHPFSNSVNLHIWKLSYRLWNSCVDISNYSSSSSSTVTLRHIASDMLFLAVNVTGVPSPVIKSASFYYKTGLIYHDLKNFDLASTCFEKATDILSKIDLMKISDPGERKLILDLNLSRSRSAWEVSDKNLAITLLNRAKNMLFGTFDHYKNLSLQYLAFSKSLLSKRETNDDNSSNNALNDAFKLLTEALDLCQKGSTVSRTREQTLELNELRSKTLRFISAVHLQKEEYESVLKCVRVLRGGEGEGGDHHASLAVLAMKAWLGLERYEEAEKELRGMVVNKGVPEGVWVSAVEAYFEAAGTAAAETIKGLFLGLLGRCHVSASAAVKIAHRVIGSGGEESSIRAKVVAELVSDERVVALFVGEGVVKERKAMHAVLWNCASDHFRSKEYKTSAELFEKSLLYIPYDIENRILRAKGFRVLSLCYLALNQHDRAEEYINEAEKLEPNTASAFLKFKIYLQKNNHSGALNQIQAMKACIDFIPDFLSLAAHEAIACHSLSIAAASLSNLLNFYTLGKPMPTTEVEVLRTIITILSKDIGNESEVLKFMKRAHTRASELGTERFYGKGEVGKREQNWFAVTSWNFGTKCGKEKNYELCSEFLRLISEFCAAPIEGQIEEHDIMVCKSLILTVSAMIASENQKKVALIESEVKQAVELLDKAGKMLNLISTEARFLDDKITTIEPEFFFMYTLNASDIHGRLDNLGLQQQLYLVKSFASSKACNPKYLLQIGLHASRGPRANPEVATFALNECLSALLSSPSPDYQDIALIVRALILVASLHKGDSDDDFVYNMYKQAYRIMVGLKEGEYPIEEGKWLAMTAWNRAGLPVRLGLVDAARKWMDIGLELARKVLGMETYRACMEDFVAASGKKLQLQNNG
- the LOC8259727 gene encoding TPR repeat-containing protein ZIP4 isoform X2 — its product is MRISEISSPDLWRPNQNPQSPNDQNQYHHLLSQIDSLIKQTETISPSNNDINISSLSTHLRQILTDLSQLQQQHPFSNSVNLHIWKLSYRLWNSCVDISNYSSSSSSTVTLRHIASDMLFLAVNVTGVPSPVIKSASFYYKTGLIYHDLKNFDLASTCFEKATDILSKIDLMKISDPGERKLILDLNLSRSRSAWEVSDKNLAITLLNRAKNMLFGTFDHYKNLSLQYLAFSKSLLSKRETNDDNSSNNALNDAFKLLTEALDLCQKGSTVSRTREQTLELNELRSKTLRFISAVHLQKEEYESVLKCVRVLRGGEGEGGDHHASLAVLAMKAWLGLERYEEAEKELRGMVVNKGVPEGVWVSAVEAYFEAAGTAAAETIKGLFLGLLGRCHVSASAAVKIAHRVIGSGGEESSIRAKVVAELVSDERVVALFVGEGVVKERKAMHAVLWNCASDHFRSKEYKTSAELFEKSLLYIPYDIENRILRAKGFRVLSLCYLALNQHDRAEEYINEAEKLEPNTASAFLKFKIYLQKNNHSGALNQIQAMKACIDFIPDFLSLAAHEAIACHSLSIAAASLSNLLNFYTLGKPMPTTEVEVLRTIITILSKDIGNESEVLKFMKRAHTRASELGTERFYGKGEVGKREQNWFAVTSWNFGTKCGKEKNYELCSEFLRLISEFCAAPIEGQIEEHDIMVCKSLILTVSAMIASENQKKVALIESEVKQAVELLDKAGKVCLLSMISQMHCIIEPEFFFMYTLNASDIHGRLDNLGLQQQLYLVKSFASSKACNPKYLLQIGLHASRGPRANPEVATFALNECLSALLSSPSPDYQDIALIVRALILVASLHKGDSDDDFVYNMYKQAYRIMVGLKEGEYPIEEGKWLAMTAWNRAGLPVRLGLVDAARKWMDIGLELARKVLGMETYRACMEDFVAASGKKLQLQNNG